A window of Longispora fulva contains these coding sequences:
- a CDS encoding RtcB family protein, whose translation MTAHRQDPRLLRTDDNWLELPNPWGIPVDICARVDVPVESSAVDEILTVLRTADTLELLGRATGHTATIDRVVLTPDVHKGVGIPIGTVLRTRGALLPQAVGNDINCGMRLETTTLTVDDVRGHLDGLERRLRHLFFEGGRRIALSGADREALLRDGLPGLLAERGPGRPADGIWSALRPGDLDPAAGIHGASYPTATAEPFADWIRSAGGTSHDSIIGSVGGGNHFVELQYVAAVHDGPAAYAWGLTPGRVVVMAHSGSLSLGHQANACGLDQARAAWPTGLALPDNRIVPMLLDERSAARRRRYLDAFGNAANFAVGNRFFLALMMRAGLAAECGDLDAHLVYDAPHNLLWPDPDGSVVHRKGATPAGGPTVDAPWGEPVIVPGSMGAASYVLRGHGSDRTLASACHGAGRRVPRGASARGGDAELDAFLRDFRVVTPLDHRDPAVRRRSDVLAAWRRDLKQEAPWAYKDIGPVVSSLDGAGVATPVAELRPLLTVKG comes from the coding sequence ATGACGGCGCACAGACAAGACCCGCGACTCCTCCGCACCGACGACAACTGGCTGGAACTCCCCAACCCGTGGGGGATCCCGGTCGACATCTGCGCCCGGGTCGACGTGCCGGTCGAATCCAGCGCCGTCGACGAGATCCTCACCGTGCTCCGCACGGCCGACACCCTCGAACTCCTCGGCCGCGCGACCGGCCACACCGCCACGATCGACCGGGTCGTGCTCACCCCGGACGTCCACAAGGGAGTCGGCATCCCGATCGGGACCGTGCTGCGCACCCGGGGCGCGCTGCTCCCGCAGGCCGTCGGCAACGACATCAACTGTGGCATGCGCCTGGAGACCACGACCCTCACCGTGGACGACGTCCGCGGGCACCTCGACGGCCTGGAACGCCGTCTGCGACACCTGTTCTTCGAGGGCGGCCGGCGGATCGCCCTGTCCGGCGCGGACCGCGAGGCCCTGCTCCGCGACGGGCTGCCCGGCCTGCTGGCGGAGCGCGGACCCGGCCGGCCCGCCGACGGGATCTGGTCGGCGCTGCGGCCCGGGGACCTGGACCCGGCGGCCGGGATCCACGGCGCCAGCTACCCGACCGCCACCGCCGAGCCGTTCGCCGACTGGATCCGCAGCGCCGGGGGTACCAGCCACGACAGCATCATCGGCAGCGTCGGCGGCGGCAACCACTTCGTGGAGTTGCAGTACGTGGCGGCCGTGCACGACGGGCCGGCCGCCTACGCGTGGGGCCTCACCCCCGGCAGGGTCGTCGTCATGGCGCACAGCGGTTCGCTGTCGCTGGGCCACCAGGCCAACGCGTGCGGCCTCGACCAGGCCCGGGCCGCGTGGCCGACCGGGCTCGCGCTGCCGGACAACAGGATCGTGCCGATGCTCCTCGACGAGCGGTCGGCGGCCCGTCGGCGGCGGTACCTCGACGCGTTCGGCAACGCCGCCAACTTCGCCGTCGGCAACCGGTTCTTCCTCGCCCTGATGATGCGCGCCGGACTGGCCGCCGAGTGCGGCGACCTGGACGCGCACCTGGTGTACGACGCCCCGCACAACCTGCTCTGGCCGGATCCGGACGGCTCCGTGGTGCACCGCAAGGGCGCGACCCCGGCCGGTGGCCCCACGGTGGACGCCCCGTGGGGCGAGCCCGTCATCGTGCCTGGCTCGATGGGCGCGGCCAGCTACGTGCTCCGCGGCCACGGCAGCGACCGGACCCTGGCCAGCGCCTGCCACGGGGCCGGCCGCCGGGTGCCCCGGGGCGCGTCGGCCAGGGGTGGCGACGCCGAACTCGACGCGTTCCTCCGCGACTTCCGGGTCGTCACCCCGCTCGACCACCGCGACCCGGCCGTCCGACGGCGCTCCGACGTCCTGGCGGCCTGGCGGCGCGACCTCAAACAGGAGGCGCCGTGGGCGTACAAGGACATCGGGCCGGTGGTGTCCAGCCTGGACGGCGCGGGGGTCGCGACCCCGGTCGCGGAACTGCGGCCACTGCTGACCGTCAAGGGCTGA
- a CDS encoding PucR family transcriptional regulator: MGVQQRVAVQREVSEALPTIGEELAAAVQGRIPAYQRLEAAQLAEVRAIAGWALTRVLELWVRDGALDAADLARFRGIGAARAADGRPLPAVLRAYRVAATLAIDIVVGRGRDTLDVADTLALTRLWLASIDALSEAVYSGYTSAADRLTGDRGRSRRELLDDLLVGRQASAGAWVDRCRELDVDIPARPTLLLVESTDPARVLTEADGEDLAAELGLAGDDPRRYLLTLRGRRLVLLLPGATAGVGVASPAGLLDPVVVRRGWRGCRIETPPAEAPVGYRLAEDALDTAPAHAHDGGRLLDTGDAHLLALLAGRPAARSADIAHLVLGPLADPGNAHLLEGLDAFLAAGTATGAAEHLGVHPQTLRYRLRRVRECTGRDPRTPWQRLVLDVARHLLQIA, translated from the coding sequence ATGGGTGTGCAGCAGCGGGTGGCCGTGCAGCGGGAGGTGTCCGAGGCGTTGCCTACGATCGGCGAGGAGCTGGCCGCCGCCGTGCAGGGCAGGATCCCCGCCTACCAGCGACTGGAGGCCGCCCAGCTCGCCGAGGTCCGGGCGATCGCCGGCTGGGCGCTGACCCGGGTCCTCGAACTCTGGGTCCGCGACGGGGCCCTCGACGCCGCCGACCTGGCCCGGTTCCGGGGGATCGGCGCGGCCCGGGCCGCCGACGGCAGACCCCTGCCGGCCGTGCTGCGCGCGTACCGGGTCGCCGCCACCCTCGCCATCGACATCGTGGTCGGCCGGGGCCGCGACACGCTCGACGTCGCCGACACCCTCGCGTTGACCCGGCTGTGGCTGGCCAGCATCGACGCACTGTCCGAAGCGGTCTACTCGGGATACACCTCCGCCGCCGACCGCCTCACCGGGGACCGGGGCCGTTCCCGGCGCGAACTTCTCGACGACCTGCTGGTCGGCCGACAGGCCTCCGCCGGCGCGTGGGTCGACCGCTGCCGCGAGCTGGACGTCGACATCCCGGCCCGCCCCACCCTGCTGCTGGTCGAGTCGACCGACCCGGCCCGGGTGCTCACCGAGGCCGACGGCGAGGACCTGGCCGCCGAGCTGGGCCTGGCCGGGGACGACCCCCGCCGCTACCTGCTCACCCTGCGCGGCCGACGCCTGGTCCTGCTGCTGCCCGGCGCGACGGCGGGGGTCGGTGTGGCGTCCCCGGCCGGGCTGCTCGACCCGGTCGTCGTGCGGCGCGGCTGGCGGGGCTGCCGGATCGAGACGCCCCCGGCGGAGGCACCCGTCGGGTACCGGCTGGCGGAGGACGCCCTCGACACCGCCCCCGCGCACGCCCACGACGGCGGCCGGCTCCTCGACACCGGGGACGCGCACCTGCTGGCCCTGCTCGCCGGCCGGCCGGCGGCCCGCTCGGCCGACATCGCGCACCTCGTCCTCGGCCCGCTCGCCGACCCGGGCAACGCGCACCTGCTCGAGGGGCTCGACGCGTTCCTGGCCGCCGGCACCGCCACCGGGGCGGCCGAACACCTGGGCGTGCACCCGCAGACCCTGCGGTACCGGCTGCGCAGGGTCCGCGAGTGCACCGGCCGCGACCCGCGCACCCCGTGGCAGCGCCTCGTCCTGGATGTGGCCCGCCACCTCCTCCAGATCGCCTGA
- a CDS encoding rhomboid-like protein → MLPLTEIALLAAAMLLVVALRRHWRFTGPLRSAARWLWAWASANPASAVLWCLVVLHAVMVAELPSALRDEVLRVHSTNPQQLGSHPVSALLTSALWVEPSDVPFITLLTLLVLAPAERWLGGWRAVGVFFAGHVIASRLIAPSLLGDPELRHVVDVGISYGGLCLAALLTYRIRSWTWRISAMITLPTLVGLSGGLFDWWTNDGHLVAVFLGFSLWPVTQATSVRARFSGPWIQPPGYADLPLPRVTPRFRRLALVALFVLAAVVYAWRPGSSVTTGIRDYQVPAERVTALRVLASGGGITVVAGAPGVIRVTETLRHDRARPYTSHATNAAGELVLESGGCGFSIIAWFDREKCTVNYRVEVPAALPVRLESNGGKVSLDGLAGAVEVHADGGAVRAANLRSTTFSAHADGGKLDVGFSGVPDLVDLSGDGGSVTVRLPDAAYAVDAGTEADGTRADVSVRVDPASPHRIRAHSSGSRVTVAYL, encoded by the coding sequence ATGTTGCCCCTGACCGAGATCGCGTTGCTCGCCGCGGCGATGCTCCTCGTCGTCGCCCTGCGCCGGCACTGGCGGTTCACCGGCCCCCTGCGCTCCGCCGCCCGGTGGCTGTGGGCCTGGGCCTCGGCCAACCCCGCGTCGGCCGTGCTGTGGTGCCTCGTGGTCCTGCACGCCGTCATGGTCGCGGAGCTGCCGTCCGCGCTGCGCGACGAGGTGCTCCGGGTGCACAGCACCAACCCGCAGCAGCTGGGCAGCCACCCCGTCAGCGCGCTGCTCACCTCCGCGCTGTGGGTCGAGCCGTCCGACGTCCCGTTCATCACCCTGCTGACGCTGCTGGTGCTCGCGCCGGCCGAGCGGTGGCTGGGCGGTTGGCGGGCGGTGGGGGTGTTCTTCGCCGGGCACGTCATCGCGTCCCGGCTGATCGCGCCGAGCCTGCTGGGGGACCCGGAACTGCGGCACGTGGTCGACGTCGGGATCAGCTACGGCGGACTGTGCCTCGCGGCGCTGCTCACGTACCGGATCAGGTCGTGGACCTGGCGGATCTCGGCCATGATCACTCTGCCGACCCTGGTGGGGCTGAGCGGCGGGCTGTTCGACTGGTGGACCAACGACGGTCACCTGGTCGCGGTGTTCCTCGGGTTCTCGCTGTGGCCGGTGACCCAGGCGACGAGCGTGCGGGCCCGGTTCTCCGGCCCGTGGATCCAGCCGCCCGGCTACGCGGACCTGCCCCTGCCCCGGGTGACCCCGAGGTTCCGCCGGCTGGCGCTGGTGGCCCTGTTCGTGCTGGCGGCGGTGGTCTACGCGTGGCGGCCCGGCTCGTCGGTCACCACCGGGATCCGCGACTACCAGGTGCCGGCCGAGAGGGTCACGGCGCTGCGGGTACTCGCCTCGGGCGGCGGGATCACCGTGGTGGCCGGCGCGCCGGGGGTGATCCGGGTGACCGAGACGCTGCGGCACGACCGGGCCCGGCCCTACACCTCGCACGCGACGAACGCCGCCGGCGAGCTGGTCCTCGAGTCTGGCGGGTGCGGGTTCTCGATCATCGCGTGGTTCGACCGGGAGAAGTGCACCGTGAACTACCGGGTGGAGGTGCCGGCGGCGCTCCCCGTGCGCCTGGAGAGCAACGGCGGCAAGGTCTCCCTCGACGGCCTGGCCGGCGCGGTCGAGGTGCACGCGGACGGCGGCGCCGTGCGGGCCGCGAACCTGCGCTCGACGACGTTCTCGGCGCACGCCGACGGCGGCAAACTCGACGTGGGGTTCTCCGGCGTGCCGGACCTGGTCGACCTCTCGGGCGACGGCGGGTCGGTGACGGTGCGCCTGCCCGACGCCGCGTACGCCGTGGACGCCGGGACCGAGGCCGACGGCACCCGGGCGGACGTGAGCGTACGGGTCGACCCGGCGTCCCCGCACCGGATCAGGGCGCACTCGTCCGGCAGCCGGGTGACGGTGGCCTACTTGTAG
- a CDS encoding sigma-70 family RNA polymerase sigma factor: MQSDASLATAASFGDRDAFGELYARHSPELRGFVTRLTGDRHLAEDVVQDCFLVGWRDLDALRDPAAVKSWLFGIAYRRAMEQFRHTAATPVADVPDIADNAPGVNPDTVAEQREAAALVWTAAQGLEPRQRAVLELSVRWELSSAEIGQVLGVGRAHASVLVHRTRSALGNAVRTLLVARQHGRCDGLDALVERRPRLSARQRSSVDHHIRRCPACRGLGARVGASALLVALYAAADAALSGPRPVPVAARTPLEEGAAPRHVNPSRNGLVGTVTAIAVLLALGGGVVYALRPGVSGADAEAPAIPPPVQEARMDTIPSPTPSPTPTPSPTPSPTKAKPTASPKPAGVGDLENQILVLVNQRRAEAGCQPVHYDLKLGQAAYDHSADMAKRDYFDHNTPEGVSPWDRAKAAGYNDPSAENIAAGNATAEATMNQWMNSAGHRANILNCSSRAMGVGRATGGSYRYYWTQMFGYK, from the coding sequence ATGCAGAGCGACGCGTCACTGGCCACCGCCGCGTCCTTCGGGGACCGCGACGCGTTTGGCGAACTGTATGCCCGTCACTCTCCGGAGTTGCGAGGCTTCGTCACGCGACTGACCGGTGACCGGCATCTCGCCGAGGACGTGGTGCAGGACTGCTTCCTCGTCGGCTGGCGCGACCTCGACGCCCTCCGCGACCCGGCCGCCGTGAAGTCCTGGCTGTTCGGCATCGCCTACCGGCGCGCGATGGAGCAGTTCCGGCACACCGCCGCGACCCCGGTCGCCGACGTGCCCGACATCGCCGACAACGCCCCCGGCGTGAACCCGGACACCGTCGCCGAACAGCGCGAGGCCGCGGCCCTGGTGTGGACCGCGGCCCAGGGCCTGGAGCCCCGCCAGCGCGCCGTCCTGGAGCTGTCGGTGCGCTGGGAGCTGTCCAGCGCCGAGATCGGCCAGGTGCTCGGCGTCGGCCGGGCGCACGCCTCCGTCCTCGTGCACCGGACCCGCTCGGCGCTCGGCAACGCCGTGCGCACCCTGCTCGTCGCCCGCCAGCACGGCCGGTGCGACGGCCTCGACGCCCTGGTGGAACGTCGCCCCCGGCTCTCCGCCCGGCAGCGCTCCAGCGTGGACCACCACATCCGGCGCTGCCCGGCCTGCCGGGGACTCGGCGCCCGGGTCGGCGCGTCCGCCCTCCTCGTCGCCCTGTACGCGGCGGCCGACGCGGCCCTGTCCGGCCCCCGCCCGGTACCCGTCGCTGCCCGGACCCCTCTCGAGGAGGGCGCGGCCCCCCGGCACGTCAACCCGAGCCGCAACGGCCTGGTCGGCACGGTCACGGCCATCGCCGTCCTGCTCGCCCTCGGCGGCGGCGTGGTCTACGCCCTGCGCCCCGGCGTGTCCGGTGCGGACGCCGAGGCCCCGGCCATCCCGCCGCCGGTCCAGGAGGCGCGGATGGACACCATCCCGTCGCCGACCCCCTCGCCGACCCCGACGCCCAGCCCCACGCCGAGCCCCACCAAGGCCAAGCCGACCGCCTCGCCGAAACCGGCCGGGGTCGGCGACCTGGAGAACCAGATCCTGGTACTGGTCAACCAGCGCCGGGCCGAGGCCGGCTGCCAGCCGGTGCACTACGACCTCAAACTCGGCCAGGCCGCCTACGACCACAGCGCAGACATGGCCAAGCGCGACTACTTCGATCACAACACCCCCGAGGGCGTCAGCCCCTGGGACCGGGCCAAGGCGGCCGGCTACAACGACCCGTCGGCGGAGAACATCGCCGCAGGCAACGCCACGGCCGAGGCGACGATGAACCAGTGGATGAACTCCGCCGGCCACCGGGCCAACATCCTCAACTGCTCGTCGCGCGCGATGGGCGTGGGCCGCGCCACCGGCGGCTCCTACCGGTACTACTGGACGCAGATGTTCGGCTACAAGTAG
- a CDS encoding NBR1-Ig-like domain-containing protein, which translates to MDRQSTGDVARWAAKLRELRSAAGNPSFRAMAGRSGRISHTTLFEAVSGSRFPSWETTREFVRVCGGDEPEWRAMWERARTGPPETGSTGLLRRLLEGSVSLAVGGVTATIAVSLGRAGATPGDAPGPLIAGDASDFLGDVTIPDGSRVRANSRFVKVWSLENAGSVAWRNRYLQAQHAPGGLVPARVPIGDTDPGDRVMISVPVLAPSTPGTFWSGWKMVDESGRSFFASYRPVYFFVTVI; encoded by the coding sequence ATGGACAGGCAGTCGACCGGGGACGTCGCGCGGTGGGCGGCGAAGTTGCGGGAGCTGCGCAGCGCGGCGGGCAACCCGTCGTTCCGCGCGATGGCCGGGCGGTCCGGCCGGATCTCGCACACCACCTTGTTCGAGGCGGTGAGCGGGTCCCGGTTCCCGTCGTGGGAGACGACCCGGGAGTTCGTCCGGGTGTGCGGCGGGGACGAGCCGGAGTGGCGGGCGATGTGGGAGCGGGCCCGGACCGGGCCGCCGGAGACCGGTTCGACCGGCCTGTTGCGCCGGCTCCTGGAGGGCTCGGTGTCCCTGGCGGTCGGCGGGGTCACCGCCACGATCGCCGTGTCCCTCGGGCGGGCGGGCGCGACGCCCGGGGACGCCCCGGGCCCGCTGATCGCCGGGGACGCCAGCGACTTCCTGGGCGACGTGACGATCCCCGACGGCAGCCGGGTCCGGGCGAACTCGCGGTTCGTCAAGGTGTGGTCCCTGGAGAACGCCGGCTCGGTCGCCTGGCGCAACCGGTACCTGCAGGCCCAGCACGCCCCCGGCGGCCTGGTGCCCGCCCGGGTGCCGATCGGGGACACCGACCCGGGCGACCGGGTGATGATCAGCGTGCCGGTGCTGGCCCCGTCGACGCCGGGCACGTTCTGGTCGGGCTGGAAGATGGTCGACGAGTCGGGCAGGTCGTTCTTCGCGAGCTACCGTCCGGTGTACTTCTTCGTCACAGTCATCTGA
- a CDS encoding phosphotransferase family protein: MSQTHELVATGGLLTKRYVSWSRDEHRREWGVLTRVHAHTTDLAPRPVAADLDADPPTVTMSLLPGRPLSGSLSPAQLDGLAAALRTLWSVPCADLPARRDEPDAFVGMVAARLAEAPRPTGSAGEAYDAARDWLRHAAFGPGRTTVLGGADPNLANYLWDGERVRIVDFEDAGRSDPEIELADLVEHLRARATDWTAFLAGFDLDPDRLLAGRRLFAAFWLHLLLPGGRAEARNPPGTLDRQAARVLGLLTDGR, encoded by the coding sequence ATGTCCCAGACCCACGAGCTCGTCGCCACCGGTGGCCTGCTCACCAAACGGTACGTCTCCTGGTCCCGTGACGAGCACCGCCGGGAGTGGGGCGTCCTGACCCGGGTGCACGCGCACACCACGGACCTCGCGCCGCGTCCGGTCGCCGCCGACCTGGACGCCGACCCGCCGACTGTGACGATGAGCCTGCTGCCCGGCCGGCCGCTCTCGGGCAGCCTGTCGCCGGCGCAGCTCGACGGCCTGGCGGCGGCGTTGCGGACGCTGTGGTCGGTGCCGTGCGCGGACCTGCCGGCCCGCCGCGACGAGCCGGACGCGTTCGTCGGCATGGTCGCGGCCCGGCTGGCCGAGGCGCCCCGCCCGACCGGGTCGGCCGGCGAGGCCTACGACGCCGCGCGGGACTGGTTGCGCCACGCGGCCTTCGGCCCGGGGCGCACCACGGTCCTCGGCGGCGCGGATCCGAATCTGGCCAACTACCTGTGGGACGGCGAGCGGGTCCGGATCGTCGACTTCGAGGACGCCGGCCGCTCCGACCCGGAGATCGAGCTGGCCGACCTGGTGGAGCACCTGCGGGCCCGGGCCACCGACTGGACGGCGTTCCTGGCCGGGTTCGACCTCGACCCGGACCGGCTGCTGGCCGGTCGGCGGCTGTTCGCGGCCTTCTGGCTGCACCTGCTACTGCCGGGTGGGCGCGCCGAGGCCCGCAACCCGCCGGGCACCCTCGACCGGCAGGCCGCCCGGGTGCTCGGGCTGCTCACCGACGGGCGCTGA
- a CDS encoding FAD-binding dehydrogenase, giving the protein MDADVIVVGAGLAGLVAAAELADAGRRVLLLDQEPESNLGGQAHWSFGGLFLVDSPEQRRMGIRDSRDLAWQDWQGSAGFDRDTDVWGRRWAESYVDFAAGEKRSWLREQGIGFFPVVGWAERGGYTATGHGNSVPRFHVTWGTGPGVVAPFERRVRAAVDKGLLTLRFRHRVDELTVTGGVVDGVRGAVLEPSAAGRGEASSRVEVGEFALRAQAVVVTSGGIGGNHDLVRRQWPARLGTAPEHMLSGVPAHVDGRMLGITGAAGGHLVNEDRMWHYTEGITNWDPIWARHGIRILPGPSSLWFDATGQRLPVPLFPGFDTLGTLEHIMGTGHEYTWFVLTQKIIEKEFALSGSEQNPDLTGKSIRQVLKRVLPGAPGPVEAFKEHGADFVVADTLAELVAGMNRLTDTPLIDLADLERQIVARDREMTNTFTKDLQVTALRGARNYRGDRLVRVASPHRILDPKAGPLIAVKLHILTRKSLGGLQTDLSARVLRADGTPLPGVYAAGEVSGFGGGGVHGYRSLEGTFLGGCLYSGRTAGRAAAEATG; this is encoded by the coding sequence ATGGACGCTGACGTCATTGTCGTGGGAGCCGGCCTCGCCGGACTGGTCGCCGCCGCCGAGCTGGCCGACGCCGGCCGGAGAGTGCTCCTGCTCGACCAGGAGCCGGAGTCCAACCTCGGCGGGCAGGCGCACTGGTCGTTCGGCGGCCTGTTCCTGGTCGACTCGCCCGAGCAGCGCCGGATGGGGATCCGCGACTCCCGCGACCTCGCCTGGCAGGACTGGCAGGGCAGCGCCGGCTTCGACCGGGACACCGACGTGTGGGGCCGGCGCTGGGCCGAGTCCTACGTCGACTTCGCGGCGGGCGAGAAGCGGTCCTGGCTGCGGGAACAGGGCATCGGGTTCTTCCCGGTGGTCGGCTGGGCCGAACGCGGCGGGTACACGGCCACCGGGCACGGCAACTCGGTGCCCCGGTTCCACGTCACGTGGGGCACCGGGCCGGGGGTCGTCGCGCCGTTCGAGCGCCGGGTCCGGGCCGCGGTGGACAAGGGGCTGCTCACGCTGCGGTTCCGGCACCGGGTGGACGAGCTGACCGTGACCGGCGGGGTGGTCGACGGGGTGCGGGGCGCGGTCCTGGAGCCGAGTGCCGCCGGGCGGGGCGAGGCGAGTTCGCGGGTCGAGGTCGGCGAGTTCGCGCTGCGGGCCCAGGCGGTGGTCGTGACGAGCGGCGGGATCGGCGGCAACCACGACCTGGTGCGCCGGCAGTGGCCGGCCCGGCTCGGCACGGCCCCGGAGCACATGCTGTCCGGGGTCCCGGCGCACGTGGACGGCCGGATGCTGGGCATCACCGGCGCGGCCGGCGGGCACCTGGTCAACGAGGACCGGATGTGGCACTACACCGAGGGCATCACCAACTGGGACCCGATCTGGGCCAGGCACGGGATCCGGATCCTGCCGGGGCCGTCCTCGCTGTGGTTCGACGCCACCGGTCAGCGGCTGCCCGTGCCGCTGTTCCCCGGGTTCGACACGCTCGGCACGCTCGAACACATCATGGGCACCGGGCACGAGTACACGTGGTTCGTGCTCACCCAGAAGATCATCGAGAAGGAGTTCGCGCTGTCGGGCTCCGAGCAGAACCCCGACCTGACCGGCAAGAGCATCCGACAGGTACTGAAGCGGGTGCTCCCCGGCGCGCCCGGCCCCGTCGAGGCGTTCAAGGAACACGGCGCGGACTTCGTGGTCGCCGACACGCTCGCCGAACTCGTCGCCGGCATGAACCGGCTCACCGACACGCCCCTGATCGACCTCGCGGACCTCGAACGCCAGATCGTGGCCCGCGACCGCGAGATGACCAACACGTTCACCAAGGACCTGCAGGTCACCGCCCTGCGCGGGGCGCGCAACTACCGGGGCGACCGGCTGGTGCGGGTCGCGTCCCCGCACCGGATCCTGGACCCGAAGGCCGGACCGCTGATCGCGGTCAAGCTGCACATCCTGACCCGCAAGTCCCTGGGCGGCCTGCAGACGGACCTCTCCGCCCGGGTACTGCGCGCCGACGGCACCCCCCTGCCCGGCGTGTACGCGGCCGGGGAGGTCAGCGGCTTCGGCGGCGGCGGGGTGCACGGGTACCGGTCGCTGGAGGGCACGTTCCTCGGCGGGTGCCTGTACTCGGGGCGGACGGCGGGCCGGGCGGCGGCGGAGGCCACGGGGTAG
- a CDS encoding outer membrane protein assembly factor BamB family protein — protein sequence MRRLVVLRGLCAVLAALALTGCDPFLVGDDPPAATLKPVAGPGVRVAAEEYVVRTRIQGDRGYAAWITDAGVQVVGIDLATNTLAWSAHELGSAKEVTSLMALPDALVLTTHRFSRQDGSADGVVVLDPASGATRWMADYDSTTDGVTFYPDAVVLGSRKARTTRGLDWRTGATRWTIPDPATGKVRQLSVTTGEPSALVPDPLLYLVGDDRVLRSYDVRTGKATATVTLPGGFESPTVVGRTLVATRPSGDPGTQVMIADLDGARPPRSMHQIEGKRRVSVLAGCGAGRICLAEDGAGGVAELRAFDASSGQQLWRAQAPRDPHTSLAMAGDRVVYAGSVFAPDGRTLHRGADAADGTYSSLGRASDARLVGLSARIGRFPVSPVATEVAWVSPADGARRVLGSVSASPGSCSWSDRFLLCAGAESFGVYPLT from the coding sequence ATGCGTCGACTCGTAGTGCTTCGTGGACTCTGCGCGGTGCTGGCCGCCCTGGCCCTGACCGGCTGCGACCCGTTCCTGGTGGGGGACGACCCGCCGGCCGCCACGCTGAAGCCCGTCGCCGGCCCGGGGGTGCGGGTCGCGGCGGAGGAGTACGTGGTCAGGACCCGGATCCAGGGCGACAGGGGGTACGCGGCGTGGATCACCGACGCCGGCGTCCAGGTCGTCGGGATCGACCTGGCGACGAACACGCTCGCGTGGTCCGCGCACGAACTCGGCTCCGCCAAGGAGGTCACGAGCCTGATGGCTCTCCCGGACGCCCTGGTCCTCACGACGCACCGGTTCTCGCGACAGGACGGCTCGGCGGACGGCGTCGTGGTGCTGGACCCGGCGTCCGGCGCGACCCGCTGGATGGCCGACTACGACAGCACGACCGACGGGGTCACCTTCTACCCTGACGCTGTCGTCCTCGGCTCCCGGAAGGCGAGGACCACCCGGGGCCTGGACTGGAGGACCGGCGCCACCCGGTGGACCATTCCGGACCCGGCCACCGGCAAGGTGCGCCAGCTGTCCGTCACCACCGGGGAACCGTCGGCGCTCGTCCCCGACCCGCTGCTGTACCTGGTCGGCGACGACCGCGTGCTGCGGTCCTACGACGTGCGGACCGGGAAGGCGACCGCGACCGTGACGCTTCCCGGCGGGTTCGAGTCCCCGACCGTCGTCGGCCGCACCCTGGTCGCGACCCGGCCGAGCGGCGACCCCGGAACCCAGGTGATGATCGCCGACCTGGACGGCGCCCGGCCGCCGCGGTCGATGCACCAGATCGAGGGCAAGCGGCGCGTCTCCGTGCTCGCCGGGTGCGGGGCGGGCCGGATCTGCCTGGCGGAGGACGGCGCGGGCGGCGTCGCGGAGCTGCGGGCGTTCGACGCGTCCAGCGGCCAGCAGCTGTGGCGGGCGCAGGCCCCGAGGGACCCGCACACGTCGCTCGCGATGGCCGGTGACCGGGTCGTCTACGCCGGCTCCGTCTTCGCCCCGGACGGGAGGACCCTGCACCGGGGCGCCGACGCGGCCGACGGGACGTACTCCTCGCTGGGCCGGGCGTCGGACGCTCGGTTGGTGGGCCTGTCGGCGAGGATCGGCCGGTTCCCGGTCTCGCCGGTCGCGACCGAGGTGGCCTGGGTGTCCCCGGCCGACGGCGCCCGGCGGGTGCTCGGTTCGGTGTCCGCCAGCCCGGGGTCGTGCTCGTGGAGCGACCGCTTCCTGCTGTGCGCGGGCGCGGAGTCGTTCGGGGTGTACCCGCTCACGTAG
- the mug gene encoding G/U mismatch-specific DNA glycosylase: MDKPSPAQVAAAAGRTIPDVIGPGLDVLFCGINPGLWSAAVGHHFARPGNRFWPALHRSGFTPHQLDPADSATLPEYRLGLTDLVARASARADEVTYEELVLGGKALVTKLETHRPTWLAVLGVGAYRWAFGTPAAMVGPQPEPLGETRVWVLPNPSGLNAHYTLDRLAEEFGRLRAAL, translated from the coding sequence ATGGACAAGCCCTCCCCCGCACAGGTCGCGGCGGCCGCCGGCCGGACCATTCCCGACGTGATCGGCCCCGGCCTCGACGTGCTGTTCTGCGGCATCAACCCCGGCCTGTGGTCCGCGGCGGTCGGGCACCACTTCGCCCGGCCGGGCAACCGGTTCTGGCCGGCGCTGCACCGGTCCGGCTTCACGCCGCACCAGCTCGACCCGGCCGACAGCGCGACGCTGCCGGAGTACCGGCTGGGCCTCACCGACCTGGTCGCGCGCGCCTCGGCCCGCGCGGACGAGGTCACCTACGAGGAGCTGGTCCTCGGCGGCAAGGCCCTGGTGACGAAGCTGGAGACGCACCGGCCGACGTGGCTCGCCGTGCTCGGGGTGGGGGCGTACCGGTGGGCGTTCGGCACCCCGGCGGCCATGGTCGGGCCGCAGCCGGAGCCGCTGGGCGAGACCCGGGTCTGGGTGCTGCCGAACCCGAGCGGCCTCAACGCGCACTACACGCTGGACCGGTTGGCGGAGGAGTTCGGGCGGCTGCGCGCGGCCCTGTGA